A genomic stretch from Nocardia wallacei includes:
- a CDS encoding MFS transporter, with amino-acid sequence MTTAPATASTATSAHERRITLALFAAGLTTFASMYSAQALLPSLSTAFSATPAHAALAVSLTTGLLALAIVPVSVLSGRFGRTRVMVTAAVVSSAVGLALPFSPTLDVLLAGRAVQGLALAGVPAVAMAYLAEEVGTAGLGAAMGIYVSGTTIGGLAGRLLPAFTLELASWRWADAVVAVAAAVCTVWFARSLPPSRRFVAQPLGIRSLASDLGGHLRHRTLLPLFGLGFVLMGGFVSMYNFLGYRLIGEPFGLSAATAGSVFLMYLAGTVTSATAGRLADRHGRARILTISVATMAAGLLITLPDNLPLVLLGVLLCTAGFFGAHSVASGWVGAAATGNRATASSLYLFAYYLGSSLVGGAAGIAYSRHGWAGLTTYVAALLTIAAALSTTLALRSRPHPIPSGSTRKAA; translated from the coding sequence ATGACGACCGCGCCCGCCACGGCCTCGACCGCCACCTCGGCACACGAGCGCCGGATCACGCTGGCCCTGTTCGCGGCGGGGCTGACCACCTTCGCCTCGATGTACAGCGCGCAGGCGCTGCTGCCGAGCCTGTCCACGGCGTTCTCGGCGACACCGGCGCACGCGGCGCTGGCGGTATCGCTGACCACCGGGCTGCTGGCGCTGGCGATCGTTCCGGTGAGCGTGCTGTCGGGACGGTTCGGGCGGACGCGCGTGATGGTCACCGCGGCGGTGGTGTCGAGCGCGGTCGGGCTGGCGCTGCCGTTCAGCCCGACGCTGGATGTGCTGCTGGCCGGGCGCGCCGTCCAAGGGCTGGCGCTGGCGGGGGTGCCCGCCGTGGCGATGGCCTACCTGGCCGAGGAGGTCGGCACCGCAGGGCTGGGTGCGGCGATGGGAATCTACGTGTCCGGCACGACGATCGGCGGGCTCGCCGGACGGCTGCTGCCGGCCTTCACGCTGGAACTGGCGTCGTGGCGGTGGGCGGACGCGGTGGTGGCGGTCGCCGCGGCAGTGTGCACGGTGTGGTTCGCGCGGTCGCTGCCGCCGTCCCGGCGGTTCGTCGCCCAGCCACTCGGAATTCGTTCGCTGGCAAGCGATCTCGGCGGGCATCTGCGCCATCGCACCCTGCTCCCGTTGTTCGGGCTGGGGTTCGTGCTGATGGGCGGCTTCGTCTCGATGTACAACTTCCTCGGCTACCGGCTCATCGGCGAGCCGTTCGGATTGTCCGCGGCCACAGCGGGTTCGGTCTTCCTGATGTACCTGGCGGGCACCGTCACCTCCGCCACCGCGGGCCGCCTGGCCGACCGGCACGGCCGCGCCCGCATCCTCACGATCTCGGTGGCGACCATGGCAGCCGGTCTGTTGATCACCCTGCCCGACAACCTGCCGCTCGTCCTGCTCGGCGTCCTGCTCTGCACCGCAGGCTTTTTCGGCGCCCACTCGGTCGCCAGCGGCTGGGTCGGGGCCGCCGCCACCGGCAACCGCGCCACCGCCTCCTCCCTCTACCTGTTCGCCTACTACCTGGGCAGTTCGCTGGTCGGCGGGGCCGCGGGCATCGCCTACAGCCGGCACGGCTGGGCGGGCCTGACCACCTACGTGGCCGCCCTACTCACCATCGCCGCAGCCCTGTCCACAACTCTCGCCCTGCGATCCCGCCCTCACCCCATACCATCCGGAAGCACCCGGAAGGCGGCGTAG
- a CDS encoding LysR family transcriptional regulator, which yields MPSDDLHWFLTLAERERVGAAADQLHLAQPTLSRMLARLEHRLGVRLFDRHGKRLTLNASGRVYYEHARRAQAELDAARRELADLVNPAAGVVRLSFLHSFGARIVPDLVAGFRRGSGRITFSLRQDAAEVVTAQVLDGDADLGLVSPKPAVAGLGWRTLLRQRLALAVPADHRLAGRRQVRLAEAADTEFIAMPTGFGMRRILDDLCAAADFRPRIGLESTDLVTVAGLVAAGLGVALLPMEEAPVRGPQPGPVLVPLADPGAVRAAGLIWSAAAAPTDAVGRFRDFAFDWSQR from the coding sequence GTGCCGAGTGACGATTTGCACTGGTTTCTCACCCTCGCCGAGCGGGAGCGAGTCGGCGCGGCCGCCGATCAGCTGCACCTCGCCCAGCCGACGCTCTCGCGCATGCTGGCCCGGCTGGAACACCGGCTCGGCGTCCGGCTGTTCGACCGACACGGAAAACGCTTGACGCTCAACGCGTCCGGCCGCGTCTACTACGAGCACGCCCGCCGTGCCCAAGCGGAACTCGATGCCGCCCGACGCGAACTCGCGGACCTCGTGAACCCGGCCGCAGGCGTGGTGCGGCTGTCGTTCCTGCACTCGTTCGGCGCGCGGATCGTTCCGGACCTGGTCGCCGGATTCCGCCGCGGCTCCGGCCGCATCACCTTCAGCCTCCGCCAGGACGCCGCCGAGGTGGTGACGGCGCAGGTGCTCGACGGCGACGCCGATCTGGGCCTGGTGTCGCCGAAACCGGCGGTCGCGGGGCTCGGCTGGCGAACGCTGCTGCGGCAGCGGCTGGCGCTGGCGGTCCCCGCCGATCACCGGCTGGCAGGGCGGCGGCAGGTGCGGCTGGCCGAGGCCGCGGACACCGAATTCATCGCCATGCCCACGGGCTTCGGCATGCGCCGCATCCTCGACGACCTCTGTGCCGCGGCCGATTTCCGGCCGCGCATCGGCCTGGAGTCGACGGATCTGGTGACCGTCGCGGGCCTGGTGGCGGCGGGGTTGGGCGTCGCGCTGCTGCCCATGGAGGAGGCGCCCGTACGCGGACCGCAACCCGGCCCGGTCCTGGTACCACTGGCCGACCCGGGCGCCGTGCGGGCGGCCGGGCTGATCTGGTCCGCGGCCGCGGCGCCCACCGACGCCGTCGGGCGCTTCCGCGACTTCGCTTTCGACTGGTCGCAGCGCTGA
- the ybeY gene encoding rRNA maturation RNase YbeY produces MSIEIANESGMDVSEEELVSVARFVIGRMDVHPAAELSMVLVDLDTMADLHMRWMDLPGPTDVMSFPMDELEPGGRPDSGEPGPSMLGDIVLCPEFAAAQATKAGHALDHELALLTVHGVLHLLGYDHAEPEEEKEMFGLQNRLLAEWYESLREAQRRAELAERDRRLLGKTGFTAPGDPLDPA; encoded by the coding sequence GTGAGTATCGAGATCGCCAACGAGTCGGGTATGGACGTATCCGAGGAAGAGTTGGTCAGTGTCGCGCGGTTCGTGATCGGGCGGATGGATGTGCATCCGGCGGCCGAGTTGTCCATGGTGCTGGTCGATCTCGACACGATGGCCGACCTGCACATGCGGTGGATGGACCTGCCGGGACCGACCGATGTGATGTCGTTCCCGATGGACGAGCTGGAGCCCGGCGGCCGCCCGGACAGTGGCGAGCCGGGACCGTCGATGCTCGGCGATATCGTGCTGTGCCCGGAATTCGCGGCCGCGCAGGCGACCAAGGCGGGGCACGCGCTCGACCACGAACTGGCGCTGCTCACCGTGCACGGCGTCCTGCATCTGCTCGGCTACGACCATGCCGAGCCGGAGGAGGAGAAGGAGATGTTCGGCCTGCAGAACCGTCTGCTCGCCGAATGGTACGAGAGCCTGCGCGAGGCGCAGCGCCGGGCCGAACTCGCCGAACGCGATCGCCGCCTGCTGGGCAAGACGGGGTTCACCGCACCCGGCGACCCTCTGGACCCGGCATGA
- a CDS encoding PhoH family protein, protein MGAGGNGSSPAARTVRSSIELAPESVFGFLGSADENLRELERLLDADIHVRGNSVTLTGRAADVALAERVIEQLVALTGRNRVVTPEAVRHTFSMLTEGSSDSPAEVLSLDILSRRGKTIRPKTLNQKRYVDAIDEHTVVFGIGPAGTGKTYLAVAKAVQALQGKQVSRIILTRPAVEAGERLGFLPGTLNEKIDPYLRPLYDALHDMMDPEAIPKLMTSGVIEVAPLAYMRGRSLNDSFIILDEAQNTTPEQMKMFLTRLGFGSKIVVTGDITQVDLPGGTRSGLRVVSDILTDIDDIHFAELTSSDVVRHRLVSEIVDAYDRYEAEDRPQVPHYPGNRAQRRAASRSTRR, encoded by the coding sequence ATCGGTGCCGGCGGCAACGGCTCCAGCCCCGCCGCACGGACCGTACGTTCCAGCATCGAACTCGCTCCTGAATCAGTCTTCGGCTTCCTCGGCTCGGCCGACGAGAATCTTCGGGAACTCGAGCGTCTGCTCGACGCCGATATTCACGTCCGCGGCAATTCGGTCACGCTGACCGGCCGGGCCGCCGACGTCGCACTCGCCGAGCGGGTCATCGAGCAGCTGGTGGCGCTGACCGGACGCAACCGCGTGGTGACACCCGAGGCGGTGCGGCACACGTTCTCCATGCTTACCGAGGGATCCTCCGATTCCCCGGCCGAGGTGCTGAGCCTGGACATTCTGTCCCGTCGCGGCAAGACCATCCGGCCCAAGACGCTGAACCAGAAGCGCTACGTCGACGCCATCGACGAGCACACCGTCGTGTTCGGCATCGGCCCCGCCGGTACCGGCAAGACCTATCTGGCGGTGGCGAAGGCCGTGCAGGCGCTGCAGGGCAAGCAGGTCAGCCGGATCATCCTCACCCGTCCCGCGGTGGAGGCGGGCGAGCGTCTCGGCTTCCTGCCCGGCACGCTGAACGAGAAGATCGACCCGTACCTGCGCCCGCTCTACGACGCGCTGCACGACATGATGGACCCGGAGGCCATCCCGAAGCTGATGACGTCCGGTGTCATCGAGGTGGCGCCGCTGGCCTATATGCGCGGCCGTTCGCTCAACGACTCCTTCATCATCCTGGACGAGGCGCAGAACACCACGCCCGAGCAGATGAAGATGTTCCTCACCCGGCTCGGTTTCGGCTCCAAGATCGTCGTCACCGGCGACATCACCCAGGTCGATCTGCCCGGCGGAACGCGGTCGGGCCTGCGTGTCGTCAGCGACATCCTCACCGACATCGACGATATCCACTTCGCCGAACTCACCTCGAGCGACGTGGTGCGCCACCGCCTGGTCTCGGAGATCGTCGACGCCTACGACCGCTACGAGGCCGAGGACCGCCCCCAGGTCCCGCACTACCCGGGCAACAGGGCCCAGCGCCGCGCTGCCAGCCGATCCACCCGGCGGTAG
- a CDS encoding hemolysin family protein — MNSLTLLLLAILLVPVGGVFAAIDAALATISPARVDDLVRADRGGARRLARIVVDRPRYVNLMVLLRLVCEITATVLLAAALADWLSTGWALLVTAVVMVLVDYVVIGVGPRTLGRQHAYSISLGAALPLQTIGSLLGPVSRLLILIGNAITPGKGFRNGPFASEVELREVVDMAQQSGVVDSDERRMIQSVFELGDTPARAVMVPRTEMVWIEADKTASQAMSLAVRSGHSRIPVVGENVDDILGVVYLKDLVPYADRGRKVRVSEVMRPPVFVPDSKPLDALLDEMQRRRIHMALLVDEYGGIAGLVTIEDVLEEIVGEIADEYDTDEIAPVEDLGHGKYRVSARLSVDDLGELFDMEIEEEDVDTVGGLLAHALGRVPLPGSKIVVHGLQLRGEGGADARGRVRVHTVVVKRAPAKVDAKSKGDNGFAGNEDGEGDD, encoded by the coding sequence GTGAATTCGCTGACCCTGCTGCTGCTGGCGATTCTGCTCGTCCCCGTCGGTGGCGTGTTCGCGGCCATCGACGCGGCCCTGGCCACCATCTCGCCCGCCCGCGTGGACGATCTGGTGCGCGCCGACCGCGGCGGCGCCCGTCGCCTGGCCCGCATCGTGGTGGACCGCCCTCGCTACGTGAACCTGATGGTGCTGCTGCGCCTGGTCTGTGAGATCACCGCCACCGTGCTGCTGGCGGCCGCGCTGGCCGACTGGCTGAGCACCGGATGGGCGCTGCTGGTCACCGCAGTGGTGATGGTGCTGGTCGACTATGTGGTCATCGGTGTCGGTCCGCGCACGCTGGGCCGCCAGCACGCGTATTCGATCTCGCTCGGCGCGGCGCTGCCGCTGCAGACGATCGGGTCGCTGCTGGGCCCGGTGAGCCGCCTGCTGATCCTGATCGGTAATGCGATCACCCCCGGTAAAGGTTTTCGCAACGGCCCCTTCGCTTCCGAGGTCGAGCTGCGCGAGGTCGTGGACATGGCCCAGCAGAGCGGCGTGGTGGATTCCGACGAGCGCCGGATGATCCAGTCGGTCTTCGAACTCGGCGACACCCCGGCGCGCGCGGTGATGGTGCCGCGTACCGAGATGGTGTGGATCGAGGCGGACAAGACCGCCTCGCAGGCGATGTCGCTGGCGGTACGGTCCGGGCACTCCCGCATCCCGGTGGTCGGCGAGAACGTCGACGACATTCTGGGCGTCGTGTATCTGAAAGACTTGGTGCCCTACGCCGATCGGGGCAGGAAGGTCCGGGTCAGCGAGGTGATGCGGCCGCCGGTCTTCGTGCCCGACTCCAAGCCGCTGGACGCGCTGCTGGATGAGATGCAGCGCCGCCGCATCCACATGGCGCTGCTGGTCGACGAGTACGGCGGCATCGCCGGACTGGTGACCATCGAGGACGTGCTCGAGGAGATCGTGGGCGAGATCGCCGACGAGTACGACACCGACGAGATCGCCCCCGTCGAGGACCTCGGCCACGGCAAGTACCGGGTGTCGGCGCGGCTGTCGGTGGACGACCTCGGCGAGCTGTTCGACATGGAGATCGAGGAAGAGGACGTCGACACCGTGGGCGGCCTGCTGGCGCACGCCCTGGGCCGCGTGCCGCTGCCGGGTTCGAAGATCGTGGTACACGGGTTGCAGCTGCGCGGCGAGGGCGGCGCCGATGCGCGCGGCCGGGTGCGGGTGCACACCGTGGTGGTCAAGCGCGCACCGGCGAAGGTGGACGCGAAAAGCAAGGGGGACAACGGTTTTGCCGGGAACGAGGATGGAGAAGGCGATGACTGA